The Tripterygium wilfordii isolate XIE 37 chromosome 4, ASM1340144v1, whole genome shotgun sequence genome has a window encoding:
- the LOC119997337 gene encoding non-specific phospholipase C4-like, translating to MVAEASTSTATPSPYPIKTVVVLVQENRSFDHMLGWFKSMNPEINGVTGSESNPVSTSDANSSRIVFSEGSEYVDPDPGHSIQDIFEQVFGQPWSADAATANLTPTMQGFAQNAEKVEKGLAERVMKGFRPESVPVYKELVRNFAVCDRWFASVPASTQPNRLFVHSATSHGLTSNDTKLLVQGLPQKTIFDSLHEAGCSFGIYYQEPPSTLLYRNLRELKYSTKFHPFDLDFKNHCKKGKLPNYVVVEQRFFDILSLPANDDHPSHDVSEGQKFIKEVYEALRSSPQWNEMLFVIIYDEHGGFYDHVPTPASSGVPSPDGIVGSEPYKFKFDRLGVRVPAILISPWIEPGTVLHGPSGPEPTSEFEHSSIPATVKKIFNLKEFLTKRDAWAGTFEGVLNRKTPRTDCPVTLPEPVKLRAAQAKEDAKLSEFQQELVQLAAVLKGDHKLDIYPDKLVENMTVADAATYVENAFKEFCEKCERSRESGVDEAEIVDLEPNPPTPRKTSKTFVQKFFSCIVCGN from the exons ATGGTAGCCGAAGCCTCCACCAGTACTGCGACTCCTAGTCCCTATCCTATCAAAACTGTCGTGGTTTTAGTCCAAGAAAACCGTTCCTTCGATCACATGCTAGGATGGTTCAAATCAATGAACCCGGAAATCAACGGAGTCACGGGATCCGAATCCAATCCGGTCTCCACATCCGACGCGAACTCCTCCCGGATCGTTTTCTCCGAAGGCTCTGAATATGTTGACCCGGACCCGGGACACTCGATTCAAGACATATTCGAACAGGTTTTCGGGCAACCATGGTCCGCCGATGCTGCGACTGCCAATCTGACTCCGACAATGCAAGGATTCGCGCAAAACGCGGAGAAAGTGGAGAAGGGACTTGCAGAGAGGGTGATGAAGGGGTTTAGACCCGAATCCGTGCCGGTTTATAAGGAATTGGTGAGGAATTTTGCGGTTTGTGACCGGTGGTTCGCGTCGGTGCCGGCTTCGACGCAGCCGAATAGGTTGTTTGTGCACTCTGCGACGTCGCATGGGTTGACGAGTAATGATACGAAGTTGCTTGTTCAAGGGTTGCCGCAGAAGACCATATTTGATTCGCTTCATGAGGCCGGGTGTAGCTTTGGGATTTACTACCAGGAGCCTCCATCCACTCTTTTGTACAG GAACCTTAGAGAGTTGAAATACTCAACAAAGTTCCATCCATTTGATTTGGACTTCAAAAATCACTGCAAGAAGGGAAAGCTCCCAAACTATGTGGTTGTGGAGCAAAGATTTTTCGACATACTATCATTGCCTGCTAATGACGACCATCCATCCCATGATGTCTCTGAAGGCCAAAAGTTCATCAAGGAAGTCTACGAGGCCCTACGATCCAGTCCTCAATGGAACGAAATGTTGTTCGTAATCATATACGATGAACATGGCGGATTCTATGATCATGTTCCAACTCCTGCATCATCTGGTGTTCCTAGTCCTGATGGTATTGTTGGTTCTGAGCCATATAAGTTCAAGTTTGATCGTCTCGGTGTTAGGGTTCCAGCCATTTTGATTTCTCCGTGGATTGAACCCGGAACAG tgTTACATGGACCTTCAGGACCAGAACCTACATCAGAATTCGAGCATTCTTCGATCCCAGCAACTGTCAAAAAGATCTTCAATTTGAAGGAGTTCTTAACGAAACGTGACGCGTGGGCGGGTACTTTCGAGGGTGTTTTGAATAGAAAGACTCCAAGAACAGATTGTCCAg TTACTTTGCCTGAACCTGTGAAACTGCGCGCTGCGCAAGCAAAAGAGGATGCAAAACTGAGTGAATTCCAGCAAGAACTAGTACAATTGGCCGCGGTGTTGAAAGGTGATCATAAACTGGACATCTATCCGGACAAGCTAGTTGAGAACATGACAGTAGCCGATGCAGCTACATATGTTGAGAATGCGTTCAAGGAGTTCTGTGAGAAATGCGAGAGATCTAGAGAAAGCGGAGTAGATGAAGCTGAGATTGTTGATTTGGAGCCGAATCCACCAACCCCGCGGAAAACCTCCAAAACTTTTGTGCAGAAGTTTTTCTCTTGTATAGTTTGTGGTAATTGA